In Sphingomonas phyllosphaerae, one DNA window encodes the following:
- a CDS encoding aldo/keto reductase yields the protein MTAVSRLGLGGSRFGSFANPAPAADSERLVRIALDLGVTVLDTASIYGQGDSERIIGRAIAGRRDAAFVVTKGGQTFAARYRLLRTAKPLVRAILSRRGGTGSVVTAHRSSAMHADWRPRAVVASLEASLRRLRTDRVEAFLLHSPPAHVAADAELALALVAARAAGKALRIGVSCDDLATLEAALDQPGYDVLELPWTVLTTLGARAETIRKRGHLVLAREVVTRQPGLIPTQAVARALVHPSVDCTIVGTGKPEHLRALAAIARGTAR from the coding sequence ATGACCGCCGTCTCGCGCCTCGGGCTCGGCGGCAGCAGGTTCGGTTCGTTCGCCAACCCCGCTCCCGCTGCCGACAGCGAGCGGCTGGTCCGCATCGCGCTCGACCTCGGCGTCACCGTCCTCGATACCGCCAGCATCTATGGCCAGGGGGATAGCGAACGGATCATCGGCCGCGCGATCGCCGGGCGACGCGACGCGGCGTTCGTCGTCACCAAGGGCGGGCAGACCTTCGCCGCCCGATATCGCCTGCTGCGCACGGCCAAGCCGCTGGTCCGCGCGATCCTGTCGCGGCGCGGCGGCACCGGCAGCGTGGTCACGGCGCATCGCAGCAGCGCGATGCACGCCGACTGGCGGCCGCGCGCCGTCGTCGCCAGCCTCGAGGCATCGCTCAGGCGGCTGCGCACCGATCGCGTCGAGGCGTTCCTGCTCCACAGCCCGCCCGCGCATGTCGCCGCCGATGCCGAGCTGGCACTGGCGCTGGTCGCGGCGCGCGCCGCCGGCAAGGCGTTGCGGATCGGCGTCTCGTGCGACGATCTCGCGACGCTCGAAGCCGCGCTCGACCAGCCCGGCTATGACGTGCTCGAACTGCCGTGGACGGTGCTGACCACGCTTGGCGCGCGCGCCGAAACCATTCGCAAGCGCGGGCATCTGGTGCTCGCGCGCGAGGTGGTGACGCGGCAACCCGGGTTGATCCCGACACAGGCGGTGGCGCGCGCGCTCGTGCATCCGAGCGTCGACTGCACGATCGTCGGCACCGGCAAGCCCGAGCATTTGCGCGCGCTCGCCGCGATAGCGCGCGGCACGGCGCGATGA
- a CDS encoding FAD-dependent oxidoreductase — protein MILDARRAGLPPRLQADLVIVGAGPAGITLALTLADSGWDVVLVEAGGDRFDKAAQDFLRAQAVAPPTHAPGELYRRRQFGGTSAIWGGRCIPFDPIDFEPRDWMPAARWPIAYDDIARFYPQALALAGAGAPDMTAAAANPREADPALPGTGADAITERIERFSHPIDFGGWYRGRLAAAPRVRVLTNAPVDQILTASEGAIASGVRLRLPDGANVTVAAPRVVIAAGGIETARLLLASDEARLCGLGNEHDLVGRYYQCHLEGTLGTIAFHPPAGHDRFDYFRAHDGVYCRRYLWLSPAAQRRERLANMVLRPTHAGIVDPAHRHPVLSAMYLAKNSIVPEYARKMTALEHDARRRLGGRSMAFHAAHVRNVLLGSPRLAGFALDWTRRRILARRKLPSVLLDAPHGVYPLDLNGEQEPCRDSRITLGQERDGAGMRRAIIDWRCTAADRARMVAGVRVIAAAVNCSGHATITLTDAEAQAWSDHPVPVGGHHIGTARMADGSASGVCDANAELFGTRGVFIAGAASFPTSSFANPTLTLLAQTLRLAEHLRSTK, from the coding sequence ATGATCCTCGATGCGCGGCGCGCCGGGCTGCCGCCGCGTCTTCAGGCCGATCTGGTGATCGTCGGCGCCGGTCCCGCCGGGATCACGCTCGCGCTGACGCTGGCGGATTCCGGCTGGGACGTGGTGCTGGTCGAGGCGGGCGGCGACCGGTTCGACAAGGCCGCGCAGGATTTCCTCCGCGCACAAGCGGTCGCACCGCCGACGCACGCGCCTGGCGAGCTGTACCGCCGCCGCCAGTTCGGCGGCACCAGCGCGATCTGGGGCGGGCGCTGCATTCCGTTCGATCCGATCGACTTCGAGCCGCGCGACTGGATGCCCGCCGCGCGCTGGCCGATCGCGTATGACGACATCGCGCGCTTCTACCCACAGGCGCTGGCGCTCGCCGGGGCAGGCGCGCCCGACATGACCGCCGCTGCCGCCAATCCGCGCGAGGCCGATCCCGCGCTGCCCGGCACCGGCGCGGACGCGATCACCGAGCGCATCGAACGCTTCAGCCACCCGATCGATTTCGGCGGCTGGTATCGCGGGCGGCTGGCCGCCGCGCCGCGGGTGCGCGTCCTTACCAACGCCCCGGTCGACCAGATCCTCACCGCGAGCGAGGGCGCAATCGCCAGCGGCGTCCGCCTCCGCCTGCCCGATGGCGCGAACGTCACGGTCGCCGCACCGCGCGTCGTCATCGCCGCGGGCGGGATCGAAACCGCGCGGCTGCTGCTCGCCAGCGACGAGGCGCGCCTCTGCGGGCTCGGCAACGAACACGATCTGGTCGGCCGCTATTATCAATGCCATCTGGAAGGCACGCTCGGCACGATCGCCTTCCACCCGCCGGCAGGGCATGACCGCTTCGACTATTTCCGCGCGCACGACGGCGTCTATTGCCGCCGCTATCTGTGGCTGTCGCCCGCGGCGCAGCGGCGCGAGCGGCTCGCGAACATGGTGCTGCGCCCGACGCACGCCGGCATCGTCGACCCCGCGCACCGCCATCCGGTGCTGTCGGCGATGTACCTCGCCAAGAACAGCATTGTCCCCGAATATGCGCGCAAGATGACCGCGCTGGAACATGATGCGCGCAGGCGGCTGGGCGGTCGCTCGATGGCGTTCCATGCCGCGCATGTCCGCAACGTGTTGCTGGGATCGCCCCGGCTGGCGGGGTTCGCGCTCGACTGGACGCGCCGCCGCATTCTCGCGCGCCGCAAGCTGCCCAGCGTGCTGCTCGACGCGCCGCACGGCGTCTACCCGCTCGACCTCAACGGCGAGCAGGAACCCTGTCGCGACAGCCGCATCACGCTCGGGCAGGAGCGCGACGGCGCCGGGATGCGCCGCGCGATCATCGACTGGCGCTGCACCGCCGCCGATCGCGCGCGCATGGTGGCGGGCGTGCGCGTGATCGCGGCGGCGGTGAATTGCAGCGGCCACGCGACGATCACGCTGACCGACGCGGAGGCACAGGCGTGGAGCGATCATCCGGTGCCGGTCGGCGGTCACCATATCGGCACCGCGCGCATGGCCGACGGTTCGGCCAGCGGGGTCTGCGACGCCAACGCCGAGCTGTTCGGCACGCGCGGCGTGTTCATCGCGGGCGCCGCGAGCTTTCCAACGTCCAGCTTCGCCAACCCGACGCTGACCTTGCTCGCGCAAACGCTGCGGCTGGCCGAACACCTGCGTTCGACGAAATAG
- a CDS encoding esterase-like activity of phytase family protein codes for MRPLALLAATAIAASPLPAGAVTLISAFSIANGPDLSGLPNTGDNRLGGFGSDLSYDASTGTFWGTTDRGPGGGVLSYAPRLQGFTLDIDTGGKINDFTLTSTILYHDGATNYNGLNPQLLNGSVSDLGRSLDPEGLARLPNGNFLVSDEYGPSVLEFRADGQFVRAFETPSNLVPHDAKGGVDYVGGAESIVTGRQDNRGFEGLTVSKDGKTAYAILQDPLINEGRAADGSANGVYSRNTRIVEFDIASGKQTKQYVYQLASVDELNAGLTKNQFDADKQGRSIGVSSLQAVGDNKLLVLERDNRGIGVDDPTGKKQIADKRIYEIDLTHATDVKDISLAGTNDLPAGVVPVAKSATPFLDIAAALKAAGYTVPEKIEGFSFGPRLADGSYSLIIITDNDYSVTQSGSGEQFDVCTGKGSSAQVKLGAACPKGMTLIPSMVYSFKVSADEYAKLTGAVPEPKSWAMMLAGFGAIGATLRRRRKPMRRALV; via the coding sequence ATGCGCCCTCTCGCCCTGCTTGCCGCCACCGCGATCGCCGCGTCCCCGCTTCCGGCGGGTGCGGTCACGCTGATTTCGGCCTTTTCGATCGCCAACGGACCCGATCTGTCCGGGCTGCCCAACACCGGCGACAATCGCCTCGGCGGGTTCGGGTCAGACCTTAGCTACGACGCGAGCACCGGGACCTTCTGGGGCACCACCGACCGCGGTCCGGGCGGCGGCGTGCTGTCCTACGCCCCCCGGCTGCAAGGCTTCACGCTCGACATCGACACCGGCGGCAAGATCAACGACTTCACGCTGACCAGCACGATCCTCTACCACGATGGCGCGACCAACTATAACGGCCTCAACCCGCAATTGCTGAACGGCAGCGTCAGCGATCTCGGCCGCTCGCTCGATCCCGAGGGGCTGGCGCGGCTGCCCAACGGCAACTTCCTCGTCTCCGACGAATATGGCCCGTCGGTGCTCGAGTTCCGCGCCGACGGCCAGTTCGTCCGCGCGTTCGAGACGCCCTCGAACCTCGTGCCCCATGATGCGAAGGGCGGCGTCGACTATGTCGGCGGCGCGGAGTCGATCGTCACCGGCCGGCAGGACAATCGCGGGTTCGAGGGGCTGACGGTCAGCAAGGACGGCAAGACCGCCTATGCGATCCTGCAGGACCCGCTCATCAACGAAGGCCGCGCCGCGGACGGTTCGGCGAACGGCGTCTACAGCCGCAATACCCGCATCGTCGAATTCGATATCGCCTCGGGCAAGCAGACCAAACAATATGTCTACCAACTCGCCTCGGTCGATGAATTGAACGCCGGGCTGACCAAGAACCAGTTCGACGCCGACAAGCAGGGTCGTTCGATCGGCGTCTCCTCGCTTCAGGCGGTCGGCGACAACAAGCTGCTGGTGCTGGAACGCGACAATCGCGGCATCGGCGTCGACGATCCCACCGGCAAGAAGCAGATCGCGGACAAGCGCATCTACGAGATCGACCTGACCCACGCCACCGACGTCAAGGACATCAGCCTCGCCGGCACCAACGACCTGCCTGCCGGCGTCGTCCCCGTCGCCAAGAGCGCGACGCCGTTCCTCGACATCGCGGCCGCGCTCAAGGCGGCTGGCTACACCGTCCCCGAAAAGATCGAGGGCTTCTCGTTCGGCCCGCGGCTGGCGGACGGCAGCTATTCGCTCATCATCATCACCGACAACGATTATTCGGTGACGCAATCGGGCAGCGGCGAACAGTTCGATGTCTGCACCGGCAAGGGCAGCAGCGCGCAGGTCAAGCTTGGCGCCGCCTGCCCCAAGGGCATGACGCTGATCCCGAGCATGGTCTACAGCTTCAAGGTCAGCGCCGACGAATATGCGAAGCTGACCGGCGCGGTGCCCGAACCGAAGAGCTGGGCGATGATGCTCGCCGGCTTCGGCGCGATCGGCGCCACGCTGCGCCGCCGCCGCAAGCCGATGCGGCGCGCACTCGTCTGA
- a CDS encoding Coenzyme F420 hydrogenase/dehydrogenase, beta subunit C-terminal domain, giving the protein MAEARHPDDIVGAGLCIGCGGCAAAMRMDRDGLWKPEPGTPGGADFAARCPFSPIAANENVLAAERFPAAPAQSDLLGRFESTWVGHVAEGGFRDNGSSGGMVSWVAAELLRTGAVDAVAHVAPVADPQADGRFFSYRLSRDAGEIAGGAKSRYYPVELSTVIAAIRATPGRYAVVAVPCFIKALNLLRRTDPVIGARVTQLLGLFCGHQKSARLVDSFAWQLGAPIARVRGVDYRIKDASRPANWYRAHLTLDDGSTRAEDWWHLADGDWGAGFFQNPACDWCDDVVAETADVAFGDAWVEPYASDGRGTNVVIARSPAIHAMIAGAVADGRLALRAVDAAFVEQTQAAGFRHRREGLAYRLTWRRGGRLRPVKRVAPSAAGLPLRRRLVYRMRHMIARDSHRIARLALFTGRAGLYTGWARRVLAVYRALAWSHGRLGKWVDRVLPDRRAR; this is encoded by the coding sequence TTGGCTGAGGCGCGGCACCCGGACGATATCGTCGGCGCGGGGCTGTGCATCGGCTGCGGCGGCTGTGCGGCGGCGATGCGGATGGACCGCGACGGGCTGTGGAAGCCCGAACCGGGCACGCCGGGCGGCGCGGACTTCGCGGCGCGCTGCCCGTTTTCGCCCATCGCGGCGAACGAGAATGTGCTGGCCGCCGAGCGCTTCCCCGCCGCACCGGCGCAGAGCGATCTGCTCGGGCGGTTCGAATCGACGTGGGTCGGGCATGTCGCGGAGGGCGGGTTTCGCGATAACGGCAGTTCGGGCGGGATGGTCAGCTGGGTCGCGGCGGAGTTGCTGCGCACCGGCGCGGTCGATGCGGTCGCGCATGTCGCGCCGGTCGCCGATCCGCAGGCGGACGGGCGGTTCTTCTCCTATCGGCTTTCGCGCGACGCTGGCGAGATCGCGGGCGGGGCAAAGTCGCGTTACTATCCGGTCGAACTGTCGACGGTGATCGCGGCGATCCGCGCGACGCCGGGGCGCTATGCCGTGGTCGCGGTGCCGTGCTTCATCAAGGCACTCAACCTGTTGCGCCGCACCGATCCGGTGATCGGCGCGCGGGTGACGCAGCTGCTCGGGCTGTTCTGCGGCCATCAGAAGAGCGCGCGGCTAGTCGATAGCTTCGCGTGGCAGCTCGGCGCGCCGATCGCGCGGGTGCGCGGCGTCGATTACCGGATCAAGGACGCCAGCCGCCCGGCCAATTGGTATCGCGCGCACCTGACGCTCGACGACGGCAGCACGCGGGCCGAGGATTGGTGGCATCTGGCGGATGGCGACTGGGGCGCGGGGTTCTTCCAGAATCCGGCGTGCGACTGGTGCGACGATGTGGTGGCCGAAACCGCCGATGTCGCGTTCGGCGATGCATGGGTCGAGCCCTATGCGTCGGACGGGCGCGGGACCAATGTGGTGATCGCGCGCTCGCCCGCGATCCATGCGATGATCGCGGGCGCGGTGGCGGACGGGCGGCTAGCGCTGCGCGCGGTCGATGCGGCGTTCGTCGAGCAGACGCAGGCGGCGGGGTTCCGGCATCGCCGCGAGGGACTGGCGTATCGGCTGACGTGGCGACGCGGAGGCCGGTTGCGCCCGGTCAAGCGTGTCGCGCCGTCGGCGGCCGGGCTGCCGCTGCGGCGGCGGCTGGTCTATCGGATGCGCCATATGATCGCGCGCGACAGCCACCGGATCGCGCGGCTTGCGTTGTTCACTGGGCGGGCGGGGCTTTACACCGGCTGGGCGCGGCGGGTGCTGGCGGTGTATCGCGCGCTGGCCTGGTCGCACGGGCGGCTGGGCAAATGGGTCGATCGCGTGCTGCCGGACCGGCGGGCGCGATAG
- a CDS encoding polysaccharide pyruvyl transferase family protein, which produces MNELPAQVGVLTFHRCINYGSYWQARCLVEGLRAMGHDALLLDHHSEAVVRAEWRCALQPTLPERTAAGDLAAYKAKARRFVTAIEQLPRSAAFAIDDPGALGALDAVVIGSDEVWNFRHPWYASTPLFFGDGLTTPRLVSYAASFGNHDAADGIGDEWVDRLRRFTAISVRDANAQVLIGGALGETPPLVLDPVLQFGDPVPRGVPEGERYALVYGHGFPDWLAQAMRQWAKRHDVRLHSIGYRNDWADTQEIDAGPEAFAERVAGASALVTNFFHGCVFALVHGTPFVTAPSPYRFNKVRDLAAALEAQRHIVAPETANADYDTLLTAPHDPRIGERIATLRAQSTAFLGAALG; this is translated from the coding sequence ATGAACGAATTGCCCGCGCAGGTCGGCGTCCTGACCTTTCACCGCTGCATCAATTACGGCTCCTATTGGCAGGCGCGGTGCCTGGTCGAAGGACTGCGCGCCATGGGGCATGACGCGCTGCTGCTCGATCATCACAGTGAGGCGGTGGTGCGCGCCGAGTGGCGGTGCGCGTTGCAGCCGACGCTGCCGGAGCGGACGGCCGCGGGCGATCTGGCGGCGTACAAGGCCAAGGCGCGGCGGTTCGTTACCGCCATCGAGCAACTTCCGCGCTCGGCCGCGTTCGCGATCGACGATCCGGGTGCACTCGGCGCGCTGGACGCGGTGGTGATCGGCAGCGACGAAGTGTGGAATTTCCGCCATCCCTGGTATGCCTCGACCCCGTTGTTCTTCGGCGACGGGCTGACCACGCCGCGGCTGGTTTCCTATGCCGCCAGTTTCGGCAACCACGATGCGGCCGACGGCATCGGTGATGAGTGGGTGGACCGGCTGCGGCGCTTCACCGCGATCTCGGTGCGGGATGCCAATGCGCAGGTGCTGATCGGCGGTGCGCTGGGCGAGACGCCACCGCTGGTGCTCGATCCGGTGCTGCAATTCGGCGATCCCGTGCCACGGGGTGTGCCGGAGGGCGAGCGCTACGCGCTGGTCTATGGTCATGGCTTTCCCGACTGGCTCGCGCAGGCGATGCGGCAGTGGGCGAAGCGGCACGACGTGCGGCTGCACAGCATCGGATACCGCAACGACTGGGCCGACACTCAGGAGATCGACGCCGGACCCGAAGCGTTCGCCGAGCGGGTGGCAGGCGCGAGCGCGCTGGTCACGAATTTCTTCCACGGCTGCGTCTTCGCGCTGGTGCACGGGACGCCGTTCGTGACCGCTCCGTCGCCCTATCGGTTCAACAAGGTACGCGATCTGGCGGCGGCGCTGGAGGCGCAGCGGCATATCGTCGCGCCAGAGACGGCGAACGCGGACTACGACACGTTGCTCACCGCGCCGCACGATCCGCGGATCGGCGAGCGGATCGCGACATTGCGCGCGCAATCGACCGCGTTCCTCGGCGCCGCGCTTGGCTGA
- a CDS encoding UDP-glucose/GDP-mannose dehydrogenase family protein, with translation MRITMIGSGYVGLVSGTCFADFGHDVICVDKDKGKIDRLLAGKMPIYEPGLEDLVARNVAAGRLKFTTDIKEAVAGADAVFIGVGTPTRRGDGHADLSYVYAAAKEIGEALTGYAVIVTKSTVPVGTGDEVERIIREAAPNAEFGVVSNPEFLREGAAIDDFKRPDRIVIGSGDDRATEVMRQVYRPLYLNAAPILVTARRTAELIKYAGNAFLATKITFINEIADLCEKVGADVKDVSRGIGLDNRIGSKFLHAGPGYGGSCFPKDTLALLKTSQDYDAPQRIVEAVVAVNDNRKRAMGRKIVHAMGDDVRGKTIAVLGLTFKPNTDDMRDSPAIAVIQALQDAGAKVKAFDPEGTEQAKLVLDNVDYCDGPYQAIEGADALAIVTEWDEFRALDLPRVKSLLKEPILIDLRNIYTPAEVQAAGFRYTSIGR, from the coding sequence TTGCGCATTACCATGATCGGTTCGGGCTATGTCGGCCTGGTCTCAGGCACGTGCTTTGCCGACTTCGGCCATGACGTGATCTGCGTCGACAAGGACAAGGGCAAGATCGACCGGCTGCTCGCCGGCAAGATGCCGATCTACGAGCCGGGGCTCGAGGATCTGGTCGCGCGCAACGTCGCGGCGGGCCGCCTGAAGTTCACGACCGACATCAAGGAAGCGGTCGCGGGGGCGGATGCGGTGTTCATCGGCGTCGGCACGCCGACGCGCCGCGGCGACGGCCATGCCGATCTGTCCTACGTCTACGCCGCCGCCAAGGAAATCGGCGAGGCGCTGACCGGCTATGCGGTGATCGTCACCAAGTCGACCGTGCCGGTCGGCACCGGCGACGAGGTGGAGCGGATCATTCGCGAGGCCGCGCCGAACGCCGAATTCGGCGTCGTGTCAAACCCGGAATTCCTCCGCGAAGGCGCGGCGATCGACGATTTCAAGCGTCCGGACCGGATCGTGATCGGCTCGGGCGACGACCGCGCGACCGAGGTGATGCGTCAGGTCTATCGTCCGCTGTACCTCAATGCCGCGCCGATCCTCGTCACCGCGCGCCGCACCGCCGAGCTGATCAAATACGCCGGCAATGCGTTCCTCGCGACCAAGATCACCTTCATCAACGAAATCGCGGACCTGTGCGAAAAGGTCGGCGCCGACGTGAAGGACGTCAGCCGCGGGATCGGGCTCGACAACCGCATCGGCTCGAAGTTCCTCCACGCCGGCCCGGGCTATGGCGGGTCGTGCTTCCCCAAGGACACGCTCGCGCTGCTCAAGACCAGCCAGGACTATGACGCCCCGCAGCGGATCGTCGAGGCGGTGGTCGCGGTCAACGACAACCGCAAGCGCGCGATGGGCCGCAAGATCGTCCATGCGATGGGCGACGACGTCCGCGGCAAGACGATCGCGGTGCTCGGGCTGACCTTCAAGCCGAACACCGACGATATGCGCGACTCGCCCGCCATCGCGGTGATCCAGGCGTTGCAGGATGCCGGTGCGAAGGTGAAGGCGTTCGATCCCGAGGGCACCGAGCAGGCCAAGCTCGTGCTTGACAACGTCGATTATTGCGACGGCCCGTATCAGGCGATCGAGGGCGCCGACGCGCTGGCGATCGTCACCGAATGGGACGAGTTCCGCGCGCTCGACCTGCCGCGCGTCAAGTCGCTGCTCAAGGAGCCGATCCTGATCGACCTCCGCAACATCTACACCCCCGCCGAAGTACAGGCGGCGGGCTTCCGCTACACCAGCATCGGCCGCTGA
- a CDS encoding M28 family peptidase has product MFRSFAFLPLLALSATALAQTTPAARNAALNAPLPADQAAMKAHVMFLASDAMKGRDVGSPEFDIAAQYVAAQFYAAGLKPMGDEGGYLQKVPLTGYAIADEGRASWTAAGGAAVPLAFGKDFTPAANPAAKATAVAAPVVFVGYGLEAPQYGLDDYAGVDVRGKIVAYVGGSPAGLPSEVAATFGSAAARQSAAAKHGAVGVIAIADLRKPGRGAPSFAAVTKGYAAERITWARPDGTGNASGAPLLATLSPAGAAKVFGRQWRALAKGAARKTLRVRPATAAGTLSIASATKFRAIPSSNVVGMIPGSDPVLGKETVVLSAHLDHVGVGKAVNGDTIYNGALDDGIGIASLIEAAKRFKTATPPKRSILFLAVTAEEKGLVGSDYFANHPTVPIGDIVADVNLDMPILTYTFEDMVAFGGDRSTLGPIIARAVAGIGVGLSPDPMPEQAIFVRSDHYRFVQKGVPSVFLWPGEKGPGKAAIATFMDNCYHKPCDDLTQPILWDQGVRFVDANYRIAREIADAPQRPVWNKGDYFGLLFDGPMAD; this is encoded by the coding sequence ATGTTTCGTTCGTTCGCTTTCCTGCCGTTGCTCGCGCTTTCCGCCACCGCGCTCGCCCAGACGACGCCCGCCGCGCGCAACGCCGCGCTGAATGCGCCGCTGCCCGCCGATCAGGCGGCGATGAAGGCGCATGTGATGTTCCTCGCGTCCGACGCGATGAAGGGGCGCGACGTCGGCTCGCCCGAGTTCGACATCGCCGCGCAATATGTCGCCGCGCAATTCTATGCCGCCGGGCTGAAGCCGATGGGCGACGAGGGCGGCTATCTGCAGAAGGTGCCGCTGACCGGGTACGCGATCGCGGACGAGGGGCGTGCGTCGTGGACCGCGGCGGGCGGGGCGGCGGTGCCGCTGGCGTTCGGCAAGGACTTCACCCCGGCGGCCAATCCGGCGGCGAAGGCGACCGCGGTTGCCGCCCCGGTGGTGTTCGTCGGCTACGGGCTGGAAGCGCCGCAATATGGGCTGGACGATTATGCGGGCGTCGACGTGCGCGGCAAGATCGTCGCCTATGTCGGGGGTTCACCGGCCGGGCTGCCGAGCGAGGTGGCGGCGACGTTCGGTAGCGCGGCGGCGCGGCAGAGTGCGGCGGCGAAGCATGGCGCGGTCGGGGTGATCGCGATCGCCGACCTGCGCAAGCCCGGGCGCGGCGCGCCGTCGTTCGCGGCGGTGACGAAGGGCTATGCGGCCGAGCGGATCACCTGGGCGCGGCCGGACGGCACCGGCAACGCCAGTGGTGCGCCGTTGCTGGCAACGCTGTCGCCGGCGGGCGCGGCGAAGGTGTTCGGACGGCAGTGGCGGGCGCTCGCCAAGGGGGCGGCGCGCAAGACGCTGAGGGTGCGGCCCGCCACGGCCGCGGGCACGCTGTCGATCGCCAGCGCGACCAAATTCCGCGCGATCCCGAGCAGCAATGTCGTCGGGATGATTCCGGGCAGTGACCCGGTGCTGGGCAAGGAGACGGTGGTGCTGTCCGCGCACCTCGATCATGTCGGGGTCGGCAAGGCGGTGAACGGTGACACGATCTATAACGGCGCGCTCGACGACGGGATCGGGATCGCGAGCCTGATCGAGGCCGCCAAGCGCTTCAAGACCGCGACCCCGCCGAAGCGCAGCATCCTCTTCCTCGCGGTGACCGCCGAGGAGAAGGGACTGGTCGGCAGCGATTATTTCGCGAACCATCCGACCGTGCCAATCGGCGATATCGTCGCCGACGTGAACCTCGACATGCCGATCCTGACCTACACGTTCGAGGATATGGTGGCGTTCGGCGGCGATCGCTCGACGCTTGGGCCGATCATCGCGCGCGCGGTGGCCGGGATCGGCGTCGGCCTGTCGCCCGACCCGATGCCCGAGCAAGCGATCTTCGTCCGAAGCGACCATTATCGCTTCGTGCAGAAGGGCGTGCCCTCGGTGTTCCTGTGGCCGGGCGAGAAGGGGCCGGGCAAGGCGGCGATCGCGACGTTCATGGACAATTGCTATCACAAGCCCTGCGACGATCTGACGCAGCCGATCCTGTGGGATCAGGGGGTGCGGTTTGTCGACGCCAATTACCGGATCGCGCGCGAGATCGCCGATGCGCCGCAGCGGCCGGTGTGGAACAAGGGCGATTATTTCGGGCTGCTCTTCGATGGACCGATGGCGGATTGA